From Paracoccus aminovorans, one genomic window encodes:
- a CDS encoding universal stress protein, translated as MIQKILCPTDGTDHSDIAVVYAAQLAAKFGVPLTVCVVNIAHGGARGPVINHWTDQEMSEKLDRARALVRDNGVPDAKMVDIVSREAAAGIVSYAEHNGFDHIVVGTGDKRGLSRLMIGSVAADVMARAHCTVTVAR; from the coding sequence ATGATCCAAAAGATACTCTGTCCCACTGACGGAACCGATCATTCCGACATCGCCGTGGTCTATGCCGCGCAGCTTGCCGCGAAATTCGGCGTGCCGCTGACGGTCTGCGTGGTGAACATCGCCCATGGCGGCGCCCGCGGCCCGGTCATCAACCACTGGACCGACCAGGAAATGTCCGAGAAGCTGGACCGCGCCCGCGCCCTGGTGCGCGACAACGGCGTCCCCGACGCAAAGATGGTGGACATCGTCAGCCGCGAAGCCGCCGCCGGCATCGTCAGCTATGCCGAGCACAACGGCTTCGACCACATCGTCGTCGGCACTGGCGACAAGCGCGGCCTGTCGCGGCTGATGATCGGCTCGGTCGCCGCCGACGTGATGGCGCGCGCGCATTGCACCGTGACCGTCGCCCGCTGA